The genomic window ATAGGCGATCTGATAGCCCGGTGGCAGGGGAAAATTGGATAGGGCTGCTTGCACATCGCGCATGGCTGCATCAGATGTGCGGTCTTGCACTTTGCCTTCGATGGAGATTACGCGCTTGAGATCCTTGCGCCGGATGCTGCCAAATCCCCCGCCCGTTTCTATGCGTGCAACCGCACTTATGGGCGTGATTTTGCCATCTTTTTCAATGGTGATGCGTTCGAGGTCGGCGAGGGTGTTGCGTTTGTCGGATTTGAATCTCACGCGAATATCGTATTCGTCTTCGCCCAGCCGATATTCGGATGCTTCTGAGCCGTAAACAGCCGAGCGTACCGTAGCGGCAATCAGGCGTGTATTGAGGCCCGCTATTGCAGCGGCTTCTCGATCTACGACGATGCGGACTTCGGGACGCCCCCGGTCGTAGTCGTCTTTGAGATCGACAACGCCGGGCACTTCGGCCACGATGCGCTTGATACGTGCGGATAGTTGACCCAAAATTTCGAAATTTTCGCCGGATACCTCAACGCTGATGGGCGGGCCTACCGGTGGTCCGCCGCGTTCTTGAGATAATTCGATTTCAGCGCCAGTCAGATTTTTGAGTTTGTTGCGAATTTCCTCAATGGTCTTAAAAGAGGATTGTTGTCGAATACTTTCATCGACAAAATCAACGGAGATGCGACTGGCATTTGAAACGCCTTCGCCAGACGCAAATTCATCGCCTCCAGAGACGCCCACGTTGGCGACATAGGTTTCAACATCGGGAATATCGGAGAGAATAGATTCGATCTGACGCGCCAGTTGATCCGATGTTTCGAGGTTTGTGCCCGATGGCGCGCGCACGTCGATATAGGCTGTATTGGGTTCAATTTCGGGAAAAAATTCGATGCCTCGACCTGTGAAGTAGTACGCCAAAATGACGAGGAGGAGTGTGCTCGCTGCAAGAGTGAGGGTTATTCCCGGGTAATTGAGTGCCAGTTCGAGGCGGCGCTGATAGGCGTTGAGGCTGCGCTGAAGA from Gemmatimonadota bacterium includes these protein-coding regions:
- a CDS encoding efflux RND transporter permease subunit: RRVWRTAATRDHGRWRRLPITLIITLSSSLFVGLVLNPTFCASFMTVRGTVKETSPRLQRSLNAYQRRLELALNYPGITLTLAASTLLLVILAYYFTGRGIEFFPEIEPNTAYIDVRAPSGTNLETSDQLARQIESILSDIPDVETYVANVGVSGGDEFASGEGVSNASRISVDFVDESIRQQSSFKTIEEIRNKLKNLTGAEIELSQERGGPPVGPPISVEVSGENFEILGQLSARIKRIVAEVPGVVDLKDDYDRGRPEVRIVVDREAAAIAGLNTRLIAATVRSAVYGSEASEYRLGEDEYDIRVRFKSDKRNTLADLERITIEKDGKITPISAVARIETGGGFGSIRRKDLKRVISIEGKVQDRTSDAAMRDVQAALSNFPLPPGYQIAYSGENEEQQKATAFLSKALLIALAGIALILITQFNSLALPFTILTSVILSMIGVLIGLIVTGTPFGILMTGIGVISLAGVVVNNAIVLIGYTLQLRQRGLSAREAIIRAGVVRFRPVILTAITTILGLLPLATGISFDFLSFSWEIGGRSSQWWGPMGVAVIFGLAFATALTLVVVPVLISLIWRWFGAPKIESTPTYRHTAAD